One genomic region from Streptomyces sp. NBC_01304 encodes:
- a CDS encoding DUF6421 family protein, with the protein MTEILVQAATEETIPPGSTRVVEHPAWPVLKDAVEEIRPWQSKDGSIDFTAEGAPSRSVAELAVDRAISAIEQLAPLLPHNDAYHRALAADLRRWADEGFQVPDFLDSLLAFQPAAHRADGLQHLVVFPMYTQNGNPDRNLEAVVLRMVWPDWLADLERTRYDNPLYIGIKFEDFTPGYDTNSAVLFPETIAVREAPERFSWGGIFCDREAARFRKVTEAAVSILGLELPDDIREMIADQDRCEQAFVLWDMVHDRTHSHGDLPFDPFMIKQRQPFWMYGLEELRCDLTAFKEAVKLEAEGVAQARDVQFTVLFDRMFRFPVTGERVRNYDGLGGQLLFAYLHKHDVLRWTDNTLKIDWERAPQVTNQLCAEIEDLYRAGIDRPKLVHWFAAYELVSTYLSPHPGSRWAKGPDALDLSLPPRKLVDEVLPDEFPLSMFYEALSKKLKNVIAATKGITASNAERVAA; encoded by the coding sequence ATGACGGAAATTCTTGTGCAGGCCGCTACCGAGGAAACGATTCCTCCCGGCAGCACCCGGGTCGTGGAGCACCCGGCCTGGCCCGTGCTCAAGGATGCCGTGGAGGAGATCAGGCCCTGGCAGTCCAAGGACGGGTCGATCGACTTCACCGCCGAGGGCGCCCCTTCCAGGTCGGTGGCCGAACTGGCCGTGGACCGGGCGATATCCGCCATCGAGCAGCTCGCCCCGCTGCTCCCGCACAACGACGCCTACCACCGCGCGCTCGCCGCGGATCTGCGCCGCTGGGCGGACGAGGGCTTCCAGGTCCCGGACTTCCTCGACTCGCTGCTTGCCTTCCAGCCCGCCGCGCACCGCGCCGACGGACTGCAGCACCTGGTCGTCTTCCCGATGTACACGCAGAACGGCAACCCGGACCGCAACCTCGAAGCGGTCGTCCTGCGCATGGTGTGGCCCGACTGGCTGGCCGACCTGGAGCGCACGCGCTACGACAACCCGCTCTACATCGGCATCAAGTTCGAGGACTTCACCCCGGGCTACGACACCAACTCGGCCGTCCTGTTCCCGGAGACCATCGCCGTGCGCGAGGCCCCCGAGCGCTTCAGCTGGGGCGGCATCTTCTGCGACCGCGAGGCCGCCCGCTTCCGCAAGGTCACCGAGGCCGCGGTGAGCATCCTCGGGCTCGAACTGCCCGACGACATCCGCGAGATGATCGCCGACCAGGACCGCTGCGAGCAGGCCTTCGTGCTGTGGGACATGGTCCACGACCGCACGCACAGCCACGGCGACCTGCCCTTCGACCCGTTCATGATCAAGCAGCGCCAGCCGTTCTGGATGTACGGTCTCGAAGAGCTGCGCTGCGACCTCACCGCCTTCAAGGAGGCCGTGAAGCTGGAGGCCGAGGGCGTCGCCCAGGCCCGCGACGTGCAGTTCACGGTGCTGTTCGACCGCATGTTCCGCTTCCCGGTGACCGGTGAGCGCGTACGCAACTACGACGGCCTCGGCGGTCAGCTGCTCTTCGCCTACCTGCACAAGCACGACGTGCTGCGCTGGACCGACAACACCCTGAAGATCGACTGGGAGCGCGCCCCGCAGGTCACCAACCAGCTGTGCGCCGAGATCGAGGACCTTTACCGGGCCGGCATCGACCGCCCGAAGCTGGTCCACTGGTTCGCCGCGTACGAACTGGTCTCGACCTATCTCTCCCCGCACCCCGGATCGCGCTGGGCCAAGGGCCCCGACGCCCTGGACCTGTCGCTGCCGCCCCGGAAACTCGTCGACGAGGTGCTTCCGGACGAGTTTCCGCTGAGCATGTTCTATGAGGCCCTTTCGAAGAAGCTCAAGAACGTGATCGCCGCGACCAAGGGCATCACCGCTTCGAACGCCGAGCGGGTGGCCGCATGA
- a CDS encoding PadR family transcriptional regulator — MSDRRTAQRQDADGGDGPGAGLPQTAWAVLGLLSFPGERTGYELKKWADASLRFFYWSPAISQIYAELRRLESLGYATSRRSGPEAPRTKRTYAITDEGRAALAAWAGSGQDVGAPVLKHPLLLRVWLGHLAAPEDLRALVTEHLARTKGELKEVRDALAQAGGVEAWSHPQIALRWSERRLLSELELGEGMLADLDELG; from the coding sequence ATGAGTGATCGCCGGACAGCACAGCGCCAGGACGCCGACGGCGGGGACGGCCCGGGGGCCGGTCTTCCGCAGACCGCGTGGGCCGTGCTCGGCCTGCTCTCCTTCCCCGGCGAGCGGACCGGGTACGAGCTGAAGAAGTGGGCGGACGCCTCGCTGCGGTTCTTCTACTGGTCGCCCGCCATCAGCCAGATCTACGCCGAGCTGCGCCGCCTGGAGTCCCTGGGCTACGCGACCTCGCGCCGCTCGGGCCCGGAGGCACCGCGCACCAAGCGGACGTACGCGATCACCGATGAGGGACGTGCGGCACTCGCCGCCTGGGCCGGGTCGGGGCAGGACGTGGGCGCCCCGGTGCTCAAGCATCCGCTGCTGTTGCGGGTGTGGCTCGGGCATCTGGCGGCGCCGGAGGATCTGCGGGCGCTGGTGACGGAGCATCTGGCGCGCACGAAGGGCGAGTTGAAGGAGGTACGCGACGCGCTCGCGCAGGCCGGGGGCGTCGAGGCCTGGAGCCATCCGCAGATCGCGCTGCGCTGGAGCGAGCGGCGGCTCCTCTCGGAGCTGGAGCTCGGTGAGGGGATGCTGGCGGATCTGGACGAGCTGGGCTGA
- a CDS encoding alpha/beta hydrolase fold domain-containing protein, whose translation MVDLLTSVFPDLGGTVTDAAEARRVLAATPEPPWEPTAVGSVEDRTIPGPEGAPEIPVRIYLPDPAEATGPRPTVVFYHGGGWAICDLETHDGTARALCRGAGAAVVSVDYRLAPENPFPAAVDDADAAFRWAAAHVAELGGDLHALVVAGDSAGGNLAAVTAQSARDRGGPAPALQVLIYPAVDLVQQWPSYETNGTGFFLSTPHMQWFAAQYLGDPAADRTDPRVSPLRGDLTGLPPAHIVTAGCDPLCDEGRAYAAKLREAGVTVTEGHFPGMFHGFFGFPQVLQDAATAVAEVVETVAATATDRKNGGEPGGSAG comes from the coding sequence ATGGTCGACCTCTTGACCTCCGTCTTCCCCGACCTCGGCGGCACGGTCACGGACGCCGCCGAGGCCCGCCGCGTCCTCGCCGCCACCCCCGAGCCCCCGTGGGAGCCGACCGCGGTCGGCTCCGTGGAGGACCGCACCATCCCCGGCCCCGAAGGGGCGCCCGAGATACCGGTGCGGATCTACCTGCCCGACCCCGCCGAGGCCACCGGCCCACGGCCGACCGTCGTCTTCTACCACGGCGGCGGCTGGGCGATCTGCGACCTGGAGACCCACGACGGCACGGCCCGCGCGCTCTGCCGGGGCGCCGGCGCGGCGGTCGTCTCGGTCGACTACCGGCTCGCCCCGGAGAACCCCTTCCCGGCGGCCGTCGACGACGCGGACGCCGCCTTCCGCTGGGCCGCGGCCCACGTGGCCGAGCTCGGCGGCGACCTGCACGCCCTGGTCGTCGCGGGCGACAGCGCCGGCGGCAACCTCGCTGCCGTCACCGCCCAGAGCGCCCGCGACCGGGGAGGGCCGGCGCCGGCCCTGCAGGTGCTCATTTACCCCGCCGTCGACCTGGTGCAGCAGTGGCCCTCGTACGAGACGAACGGGACCGGGTTCTTCCTGTCCACCCCGCACATGCAGTGGTTCGCGGCGCAATACCTGGGCGACCCGGCGGCAGACCGCACCGACCCCCGCGTTTCGCCCCTGCGCGGTGACCTCACCGGCCTGCCGCCCGCACACATCGTGACGGCCGGCTGTGACCCGCTGTGCGACGAGGGCCGGGCTTACGCGGCGAAACTGCGCGAGGCCGGAGTGACGGTCACGGAGGGGCACTTCCCGGGGATGTTCCACGGATTCTTCGGCTTCCCGCAGGTACTGCAGGATGCGGCGACCGCAGTGGCGGAAGTGGTCGAGACTGTCGCGGCAACGGCTACCGACAGGAAAAACGGCGGTGAACCAGGGGGTAGCGCAGGATAA
- a CDS encoding LLM class flavin-dependent oxidoreductase — translation MKFSVIFEAQLTDPTVEREHQVIRDSVEQAILAEQMGFDRIWAVEHHSLKWYAHMSAPEIFLTWVAAKTSTIRIGHGVVCMPFKFNHPARVAERAAMLDLLSGGRLDLGAGRGGTAQETSLCGVDKERTTQEVEEALRIIGKAWQEDELEYHGELIDIDPHPILPRPKQTPHPPLFLACSRTETLTQAADFGIGALVMGFAGPESITEMRTAYDASIAARTGERLVSSVINDHFSVLCPTIVLDDRDEAQRIGIRGQRFFAQSIGHWYGGAGIPDEAVVEGTDEAAEMRKAAEQTVARLHEHNIPVRPTSTATFNADHAYGTADDAIAYVEQLRDAGADEIMCLIQMGTVPQEACLETIRQWGEKVIPHFRGDSHSRNDSHSRNEQEEQAR, via the coding sequence GTGAAGTTCTCGGTCATCTTCGAGGCCCAGCTGACCGATCCGACCGTCGAGCGCGAGCACCAGGTCATCCGGGACAGCGTCGAACAGGCGATACTCGCCGAACAGATGGGCTTCGACCGGATCTGGGCGGTCGAGCACCACTCCCTCAAGTGGTACGCGCACATGAGTGCCCCGGAGATCTTCCTGACCTGGGTCGCGGCGAAGACCAGCACGATCCGCATAGGCCACGGCGTGGTCTGCATGCCGTTCAAGTTCAACCACCCCGCGCGCGTGGCCGAACGGGCCGCCATGCTCGACCTGCTCTCCGGCGGCCGTCTCGACCTGGGCGCGGGCCGCGGCGGCACCGCGCAGGAGACCTCGCTGTGCGGCGTCGACAAGGAGCGCACGACCCAGGAGGTCGAAGAGGCGCTGCGGATCATCGGCAAGGCCTGGCAGGAGGACGAGCTCGAGTACCACGGCGAGCTCATCGACATCGACCCGCACCCGATCCTGCCCCGCCCGAAGCAGACCCCGCACCCCCCGCTGTTCCTGGCCTGCAGTCGCACCGAAACCCTCACCCAGGCCGCCGACTTCGGCATCGGCGCCCTCGTGATGGGCTTCGCGGGCCCCGAGTCGATCACCGAGATGCGCACCGCCTACGACGCCTCGATCGCGGCCCGTACCGGAGAGCGGCTCGTCTCCTCTGTCATCAACGACCACTTCTCCGTACTCTGTCCGACGATCGTGCTCGACGACCGTGACGAGGCGCAGCGCATCGGGATCCGAGGCCAGCGGTTCTTCGCCCAGTCCATCGGCCACTGGTACGGCGGCGCCGGCATCCCGGACGAGGCCGTCGTGGAGGGCACGGACGAGGCCGCCGAGATGCGCAAGGCCGCCGAGCAGACGGTCGCGCGGCTGCACGAGCACAACATTCCGGTACGCCCCACCTCGACCGCCACCTTCAACGCGGACCACGCCTACGGCACCGCCGATGACGCCATCGCCTACGTCGAGCAGCTCAGGGACGCGGGCGCCGACGAGATCATGTGCCTGATCCAGATGGGCACGGTGCCGCAGGAGGCCTGCCTGGAGACGATCCGGCAGTGGGGCGAGAAGGTCATCCCGCATTTCCGGGGCGACTCGCACTCCCGCAACGACTCGCACTCCCGTAACGAGCAGGAGGAGCAAGCCCGATGA
- a CDS encoding SDR family oxidoreductase, giving the protein MSHRGTEVSTMGTQTGNGGALNGAVIAVAGAAGPAGRATLLRLAEAGAIVVASDADAARLAEAVDAARYAHGGATVTGDTVDLLDLAAARDWAARTEKEFGRIDGLVHLVGGWRGSASFAETDLADWELLEKLLIRTVQHTSLAFYDGLQRSDRGRYVLTTAAGASKPTAGNAAYAASKAAAEAWTLALGDAFRKAAKAEGAEELSSAAVILVVKALVHDAMRAERPNAKFAGFTDVKELAEAVAGVWERPAGEVNGTRLWLTEKP; this is encoded by the coding sequence ATGAGCCACCGTGGCACGGAGGTGAGCACGATGGGTACGCAGACCGGAAACGGCGGCGCACTGAACGGCGCCGTGATCGCGGTGGCGGGTGCCGCAGGCCCCGCCGGCCGGGCCACGCTGCTCCGGCTCGCCGAGGCGGGCGCGATCGTCGTCGCCTCGGACGCGGACGCCGCACGCCTCGCGGAAGCCGTGGACGCGGCCCGCTACGCACACGGCGGCGCGACGGTCACCGGCGACACCGTGGACCTCCTCGACCTGGCCGCGGCCCGCGACTGGGCCGCGCGCACCGAGAAGGAATTCGGCCGCATCGACGGCCTGGTCCACCTGGTCGGTGGCTGGCGCGGCTCGGCGTCCTTCGCCGAGACCGACCTCGCCGACTGGGAGCTGCTCGAAAAGCTCCTGATCCGCACCGTGCAGCACACCTCGCTGGCGTTCTACGACGGCCTGCAGCGCAGCGACCGCGGCCGCTACGTCCTGACCACCGCCGCCGGAGCGAGCAAGCCGACCGCGGGCAATGCCGCGTACGCCGCCTCCAAGGCCGCGGCCGAGGCCTGGACGCTGGCCCTGGGCGACGCCTTCCGCAAGGCCGCCAAGGCCGAGGGTGCCGAGGAGCTGTCGTCGGCGGCTGTCATCCTGGTGGTCAAGGCGTTGGTCCACGACGCGATGCGCGCGGAGCGGCCGAACGCGAAGTTCGCGGGTTTCACGGACGTCAAGGAGCTGGCCGAGGCCGTCGCCGGCGTCTGGGAGCGGCCCGCCGGGGAAGTGAACGGAACCCGTCTGTGGCTGACCGAGAAGCCGTGA
- a CDS encoding threonine aldolase family protein, whose protein sequence is MNQIAVNPPKTDAKRHHDPEVRGFASDNYAGAHPEILAALALANGGHQVAYGEDDYTANLQQLIRGHFGATAEAFPVFNGTGANVTALQAMTDRWGAVICAESAHIHVDECGAPERVGGLKLLTVPTEDGKLTPELIDRQAYGFDDEHRAMPQVVSITQNTELGTLYTPDEIRAICEHAHGHGMLVHLDGARIANAAAALDVPLRTFTTRAGVDVLSFGGTKNGMLFGEAVVVLNPDAVRHMKHLRKLSMQLASKMRFVSVQLEALLAKDLWLRNARHSNEMAQRLAEGVRAVHGVEILYPVQANAVFARLPHDVSERLQERFRFYFWDEAAGDVRWMCSFDTTEDDVDRFVAALKEEMAR, encoded by the coding sequence TTGAACCAGATAGCCGTCAATCCGCCGAAGACGGATGCCAAGCGGCATCACGACCCAGAAGTACGCGGCTTCGCCAGCGACAACTACGCGGGCGCCCACCCCGAGATCCTCGCGGCCCTCGCCCTCGCCAACGGCGGCCACCAGGTCGCCTACGGCGAGGACGACTACACCGCGAACCTGCAGCAGCTGATCCGCGGCCACTTCGGCGCCACCGCGGAGGCCTTCCCGGTCTTCAACGGCACCGGCGCCAACGTCACCGCGCTGCAGGCCATGACGGACCGCTGGGGCGCGGTCATCTGCGCGGAGTCGGCGCACATCCACGTCGACGAGTGTGGTGCCCCCGAGCGGGTCGGCGGCCTCAAGCTGCTCACCGTGCCCACCGAGGACGGCAAGCTCACGCCCGAGCTCATCGACCGGCAGGCGTACGGCTTCGACGACGAGCACCGGGCGATGCCCCAGGTCGTCTCGATCACGCAGAACACCGAACTGGGCACGCTCTACACGCCCGACGAGATCCGCGCGATCTGCGAACACGCCCATGGACACGGCATGTTGGTGCACCTCGACGGCGCCCGGATCGCCAACGCCGCGGCCGCCCTCGACGTCCCGCTGCGCACCTTCACCACCCGCGCGGGCGTCGACGTGCTGTCCTTCGGCGGCACCAAGAACGGCATGCTGTTCGGCGAGGCGGTCGTCGTCCTGAACCCGGACGCGGTCCGCCACATGAAGCATCTGCGCAAGCTGTCCATGCAGCTCGCCTCCAAGATGCGCTTCGTGTCCGTGCAGTTGGAGGCGCTGCTCGCCAAGGACCTGTGGCTGCGCAACGCCCGCCACTCCAACGAGATGGCCCAGCGCCTGGCCGAGGGCGTGCGCGCGGTGCACGGCGTGGAGATCCTTTACCCGGTGCAGGCCAACGCCGTCTTCGCGCGCCTTCCGCACGACGTGAGCGAGCGCCTGCAGGAGCGCTTCCGCTTCTACTTCTGGGACGAGGCCGCCGGCGACGTGCGCTGGATGTGCTCCTTCGACACGACCGAGGACGACGTGGACCGGTTCGTGGCGGCGCTCAAGGAGGAGATGGCCCGGTAG